In Actinoplanes derwentensis, the following proteins share a genomic window:
- a CDS encoding transposase codes for MRSRYRRRRGSGRHITISRWETHLATARNRQRDPAWKTDYQATRPKVERKIAHLMRRRHGGRRARMRGLLRVAADFTLLAAATNLARLATLGLTHQPRGWALT; via the coding sequence GTGCGGTCTCGATACCGGCGTCGGCGAGGATCCGGCCGGCACATCACCATCAGCCGCTGGGAAACCCACCTGGCCACCGCCCGCAACCGGCAACGCGACCCGGCCTGGAAGACCGACTACCAGGCCACCCGCCCCAAAGTCGAACGAAAGATCGCCCACCTGATGCGCCGCCGCCACGGCGGCCGCCGCGCCCGCATGCGCGGACTGCTCCGCGTCGCCGCCGACTTCACCCTCCTCGCAGCCGCCACCAACCTCGCCCGACTCGCCACCCTCGGCCTCACCCACCAACCCCGCGGCTGGGCCCTCACCTGA
- a CDS encoding FtsK/SpoIIIE domain-containing protein, with the protein MRLNVSLVSEDSPTAEPLVVEAEPGTSVRAFAAELAEAVGGSPGTLFHGATPLDPRMSLAEARLGAGAELGLNRPARSSAGRSGAVEVRLVSGPGAGGIVLLPPGEYEIGGAATCRVRLPGEVPPVAARLLVTVDRTVEVTAVSATEMDGVTLEGTTEWPAGRQLAIGGILLELATGVPARAPLTRAADGFTWEFNRPPRFFPQIPGGKFRLPAEPVKPEKNHFPLVTLLLTPAIGALVGILATGNWRFIFLALVSPIGALLTQFSSKRRGTQSFAEQMQEHDEKLARVRADIDEAVLEEQRARRYAYPDPAFTGRIATLPGERLWERRRHDDDFLALRVGTCSMPSTVRVEDPALDEHRRVTVPELGQVPVAVDVRAAGVVGVAGSRLTRLAPWLVSQAAVLHSPDDLIICVLTDAGAENRWSWVRWLPHARADGEEAYVRIGTTAESVSRRIAELNRMIAARSAADRQNPAERGAASGEPDILVVFDGARRLRSMPGAITLLRDGPAAGVHVLCLEPEERLLPEECRAVVVSDDTGASVRTATTAQVTGIRADEPDAGWYERAARRMASLGASGDGDETVLPQSARLLDILDLEPPTPDKIAAGWVVRPRSTEAVLGAGMDGRFAIDLVRDGPHALIAGTTGAGKSELLQTLVATLAVANRPDEMTFVLVDYKGGSAFAECEQLPHTVGMVTDLDTHLVERALTSLGAELRRREHVLAAAGASDIIRYQERRARDTSMPPMPRLVLVIDEFASMVRELPDFVTGLVNIAQRGRSLGIHLVLATQRPSGAVTPDIRANTNLRIALRTTDQGESRDIIDAPDAGELSPRTPGRAYARLGYAALLPFQAGRIGGKRPVRGDRADEVRIEITHVDWSRLGDPVPARRGSGTPAGGPADTDLKELVAAVVAATERLGVPRQPSPWLQPLAEVVQWAELPQPAGSVRPGDLGAVAYGIVDLPASQSREALMFDVDRTGHIFFVGSGRSGRSQALRTLAAALAARHSSADVHLYAVDCGNGALLPLAGLPHCGAVVDRLQTERLDRMLTWLNSELTRRQALFGEQGVADLAEQRRNAPADQRLPHIVLLMDRFEVFERDFATYDNGSYLDRLTRVLRDGAGVGVHVVLAGDKVLGSGRFAGATEEKLILRLNDRSDYSLLGLNLREVPPELGPGRALRMADHAEAQIAVLGPDISGQGQAAALVEGARQITARDAGVPSHARPRRFAALPELIGYAEMRRMLPTEGKPLTATVGVGGDDMVPLGPDFADIPTFAIGGPPRSGRSTALLSVARTLLANGTGLIVIAPRRSPLRDLAGQPGVTAVVTDAGVAAVDFRKLLKSIPEETGTVVIDDAELLAQSDIDGDLNTLARGAAGNGWGLAVAGNAEALSLGLAGWLTQLKRNRAGLLIAPQSITDGDLIGMRIPRGIVGQTAQPGRAYLHLGDGTLTAVQVPKAE; encoded by the coding sequence ATGCGTCTCAACGTCAGTCTGGTTTCCGAGGACTCACCGACGGCGGAGCCGCTGGTCGTGGAGGCGGAACCGGGTACGTCGGTGCGGGCGTTCGCCGCGGAGCTGGCCGAGGCCGTTGGCGGCAGTCCCGGCACGCTGTTCCACGGCGCCACGCCGTTGGATCCGCGGATGTCGCTGGCCGAGGCACGGCTGGGCGCGGGGGCCGAACTGGGCCTGAACCGGCCGGCCCGGTCGTCGGCCGGACGGTCCGGTGCGGTGGAGGTACGGCTGGTGAGTGGACCGGGTGCGGGCGGGATCGTGCTCCTGCCGCCCGGAGAGTACGAGATCGGCGGTGCTGCCACCTGCCGGGTGCGCCTGCCCGGTGAGGTGCCGCCGGTCGCCGCCCGTCTACTGGTGACCGTGGACCGTACGGTCGAGGTCACCGCAGTGTCGGCGACGGAGATGGACGGCGTCACGCTGGAGGGCACCACTGAATGGCCTGCTGGTCGTCAGCTGGCGATCGGCGGGATCCTGCTGGAACTGGCGACCGGCGTACCGGCCCGCGCGCCGCTGACCCGCGCGGCGGACGGCTTCACGTGGGAGTTCAACCGGCCACCGCGGTTCTTCCCGCAGATCCCGGGCGGGAAGTTCCGGCTGCCGGCCGAGCCGGTCAAGCCGGAGAAGAATCACTTCCCGCTGGTGACGTTGCTGCTGACCCCGGCGATCGGTGCTCTGGTCGGCATCCTGGCGACCGGCAACTGGCGATTCATCTTCCTCGCCCTGGTCTCCCCGATCGGCGCGCTGCTGACTCAGTTCAGCAGCAAACGGCGGGGCACGCAGAGCTTCGCCGAGCAGATGCAGGAACACGACGAGAAACTGGCCCGGGTTCGTGCCGACATCGACGAGGCTGTCCTCGAAGAGCAGCGGGCCCGACGGTACGCGTACCCGGATCCGGCCTTCACCGGCCGTATCGCCACGCTTCCCGGCGAGCGGCTGTGGGAACGGCGCCGTCACGACGACGACTTCCTCGCGCTGCGGGTGGGTACCTGCTCGATGCCGTCGACGGTCCGGGTGGAGGATCCCGCCCTCGACGAGCATCGCCGGGTCACCGTGCCGGAACTGGGTCAGGTGCCGGTGGCGGTGGACGTGCGGGCCGCCGGCGTGGTCGGGGTGGCCGGGAGCCGGCTGACCCGGCTCGCGCCCTGGCTGGTGTCACAGGCCGCGGTTCTGCACAGCCCCGATGACCTGATCATCTGTGTGCTCACCGATGCCGGCGCCGAGAACCGCTGGTCCTGGGTGCGATGGCTGCCCCACGCCCGCGCCGACGGGGAGGAGGCGTACGTCCGCATCGGCACCACCGCTGAGTCGGTGTCGCGACGCATCGCCGAGCTGAACCGGATGATCGCGGCCCGGTCGGCCGCAGACCGGCAGAACCCGGCCGAGCGTGGCGCGGCGAGCGGCGAGCCGGACATCCTGGTCGTGTTCGACGGCGCCCGGCGACTGCGGTCGATGCCCGGTGCGATCACCCTGCTGCGTGACGGTCCCGCAGCCGGCGTGCACGTGCTGTGCCTGGAGCCGGAGGAACGGCTGCTGCCGGAGGAATGCCGGGCGGTCGTGGTCTCCGACGACACCGGCGCCTCGGTGCGGACGGCCACGACCGCGCAGGTCACCGGGATCCGCGCCGACGAACCGGATGCCGGCTGGTACGAGCGGGCCGCCCGCCGGATGGCGTCGCTGGGTGCTTCCGGCGACGGTGACGAAACGGTTCTGCCGCAGTCGGCACGCCTGCTCGACATCCTCGACCTGGAGCCCCCGACCCCGGACAAGATCGCGGCCGGCTGGGTGGTCCGGCCCCGCAGCACTGAGGCGGTGCTCGGCGCCGGGATGGACGGCCGTTTTGCGATCGACCTGGTCCGGGACGGGCCGCACGCCCTGATCGCGGGTACCACCGGCGCCGGTAAGTCGGAGCTGCTGCAGACCCTGGTGGCCACCCTCGCGGTGGCGAACCGGCCCGACGAGATGACCTTCGTACTGGTCGATTACAAGGGTGGCAGCGCCTTCGCCGAGTGCGAGCAACTGCCGCACACCGTCGGGATGGTGACCGACCTGGACACCCACCTGGTGGAGCGGGCGCTCACCTCGCTCGGCGCGGAGCTGCGACGCCGCGAGCACGTGCTCGCCGCGGCGGGAGCCTCCGACATCATCAGGTATCAGGAACGCCGGGCCCGGGACACGAGCATGCCGCCGATGCCGCGACTGGTCTTGGTGATCGACGAGTTCGCCTCGATGGTGCGGGAACTGCCGGACTTCGTCACCGGCCTGGTCAACATCGCGCAGCGGGGCCGGTCGCTCGGCATTCATCTGGTGCTGGCGACGCAGCGGCCGTCGGGCGCGGTCACCCCGGACATCCGAGCCAACACGAACCTGCGGATCGCGTTGCGCACCACCGATCAGGGTGAGAGCCGAGACATCATCGACGCCCCCGACGCGGGCGAATTGTCGCCGCGTACGCCGGGACGGGCGTACGCCCGGCTGGGATACGCCGCGCTCCTGCCGTTCCAGGCGGGCCGGATCGGTGGCAAGCGGCCCGTGCGGGGAGACCGGGCCGACGAGGTGCGCATCGAGATCACCCACGTGGACTGGTCTCGGCTCGGTGACCCGGTCCCGGCACGCCGAGGCTCCGGTACACCGGCCGGTGGTCCGGCCGACACCGATCTGAAGGAGCTTGTCGCTGCCGTCGTCGCGGCCACCGAACGGCTCGGGGTGCCGCGGCAGCCGAGCCCGTGGCTGCAACCCCTTGCCGAGGTCGTGCAGTGGGCCGAGCTGCCGCAGCCCGCCGGGTCCGTGCGGCCGGGTGATCTGGGCGCGGTCGCGTACGGCATCGTCGACCTGCCGGCGTCGCAGAGCCGCGAGGCGCTGATGTTCGACGTCGACCGCACCGGCCACATCTTCTTCGTCGGATCCGGACGCAGCGGCCGTTCGCAGGCGCTGCGGACACTGGCGGCGGCGCTGGCGGCCCGGCACTCCAGTGCCGACGTGCACCTCTACGCCGTCGACTGCGGTAACGGGGCGTTGCTGCCGTTGGCTGGTCTGCCGCACTGCGGTGCGGTGGTGGACCGGCTGCAGACCGAGCGTCTGGATCGCATGCTGACCTGGTTGAACAGCGAGCTGACCCGTCGGCAGGCGCTGTTTGGCGAGCAGGGTGTGGCGGACCTGGCGGAGCAGCGCCGTAACGCCCCCGCCGACCAGCGCCTGCCGCACATAGTGCTGCTGATGGACCGATTCGAGGTATTCGAACGGGATTTCGCCACCTACGACAACGGTAGTTACCTGGACCGGCTGACCCGGGTGCTGCGCGACGGCGCCGGGGTGGGGGTACACGTCGTGCTCGCCGGTGACAAGGTGCTCGGTTCGGGCCGGTTCGCCGGAGCCACCGAGGAGAAGTTGATCCTGCGTCTCAACGACCGCAGCGACTACTCGCTGCTCGGCCTGAACCTGCGCGAGGTTCCACCGGAGCTGGGCCCGGGCCGAGCGCTGCGAATGGCCGACCACGCCGAGGCACAGATCGCCGTTCTCGGCCCGGACATCAGCGGGCAGGGCCAGGCAGCGGCCCTCGTCGAGGGTGCCCGGCAGATCACCGCCCGGGACGCCGGAGTGCCGTCACATGCCCGGCCCCGCCGGTTCGCGGCGCTGCCGGAGCTGATCGGGTACGCCGAGATGCGCCGGATGCTGCCGACGGAGGGCAAGCCACTGACCGCGACCGTCGGTGTCGGGGGTGACGACATGGTCCCTCTCGGACCGGACTTCGCCGACATCCCCACCTTCGCGATCGGTGGCCCGCCGAGGTCCGGGCGCAGCACCGCGCTGCTGTCGGTGGCCCGGACGCTGCTGGCGAACGGCACCGGTCTGATCGTGATCGCGCCGCGCCGTTCCCCGCTGCGTGACCTGGCCGGGCAGCCGGGGGTCACAGCAGTGGTGACCGATGCCGGGGTCGCCGCGGTGGACTTCCGGAAGCTGCTGAAGAGCATTCCGGAGGAGACCGGCACGGTGGTGATCGACGACGCCGAACTGCTGGCGCAGTCCGACATCGACGGTGACCTGAACACCCTCGCCCGGGGAGCAGCGGGTAACGGCTGGGGTCTCGCAGTGGCCGGCAACGCCGAGGCGTTGAGTCTCGGCCTGGCCGGCTGGCTGACCCAGCTCAAACGGAACCGGGCCGGTCTGCTGATCGCACCGCAGAGCATCACCGACGGTGACCTGATCGGAATGCGGATCCCGCGGGGCATCGTCGGGCAGACGGCCCAGCCCGGTCGTGCCTACCTGCATCTGGGTGACGGGACGCTGACCGCGGTGCAGGTACCGAAAGCGGAGTGA
- a CDS encoding tyrosine-type recombinase/integrase codes for MSVESGQAHPDNLTDRFNQIAVAAKVRPLGPHQIRHMLASNLLDTGYGIHEVAERLGHDPATLMRYYAKVSAVRRRQASDRIAELVTAPERQVPRADFSTPSPSTVAPIEGPEAP; via the coding sequence CTGTCCGTCGAATCGGGTCAAGCCCACCCGGACAACCTCACCGACCGGTTCAACCAAATCGCTGTCGCCGCGAAGGTCAGGCCCCTCGGACCGCATCAGATCCGGCACATGCTCGCCTCGAATCTGCTCGACACCGGCTACGGCATCCATGAGGTCGCCGAGAGGCTCGGCCATGACCCGGCCACACTCATGCGCTACTACGCAAAGGTCAGCGCCGTCCGGCGCCGGCAAGCCAGCGACCGGATCGCCGAACTGGTCACAGCACCTGAGCGTCAGGTTCCTCGGGCTGATTTCAGCACACCTTCGCCCTCGACGGTGGCACCCATTGAAGGCCCAGAAGCACCGTGA
- a CDS encoding transposase, with protein MSIIMENVGKKRARPRRSFTAQFKAEIVELCQRGDRTVRQVSQDFDLTETAVRDWVKQADIDSGSRSDGLTSDERAELAALRRENRRLREDVDILKRATAFFAKETR; from the coding sequence ATGTCCATCATCATGGAGAACGTGGGAAAGAAGCGGGCGCGGCCTCGGCGATCGTTCACGGCTCAGTTCAAGGCCGAGATTGTCGAGTTGTGCCAGCGTGGTGACCGTACGGTTCGGCAGGTCAGCCAGGATTTTGACCTGACCGAGACCGCGGTGCGGGACTGGGTCAAGCAGGCCGACATTGACAGTGGCAGCCGCAGCGACGGGCTGACCTCGGATGAACGGGCCGAGCTCGCGGCGTTGCGGCGGGAGAACCGCAGGCTGCGCGAGGACGTCGACATCCTCAAACGAGCGACGGCTTTCTTCGCGAAGGAGACTCGGTGA
- a CDS encoding ATP-binding domain-containing protein — MWTAGGDILPLELPSPDSVPKAAATLLADMVIRAAFGQPSVFTEDAYRILAITDPPARDRLRPRLTAVLDILRQTTGKRPVDTAWSALVAAVGTESGRQFPRRHPTHTEPLGWLRDFLLRSVAAPVPGLTVHQAKGREWDAVGVRLTDTEQAALQIGLDPLNSNHRIIYVALTRATSTVVGV; from the coding sequence TTGTGGACCGCGGGCGGCGACATCCTGCCGCTGGAGTTACCGTCACCCGACAGCGTGCCGAAGGCCGCCGCGACGCTGCTGGCCGACATGGTCATCCGCGCCGCGTTCGGCCAGCCCAGCGTGTTCACCGAGGACGCCTACCGGATCCTCGCGATCACCGATCCGCCCGCCCGCGACCGGCTGCGGCCACGCCTGACCGCCGTCCTGGACATCCTGCGGCAGACCACCGGCAAACGGCCGGTCGACACCGCCTGGAGCGCACTGGTCGCCGCGGTGGGCACCGAATCCGGGCGCCAGTTCCCCCGTCGGCACCCCACGCACACCGAGCCGCTCGGCTGGCTGCGTGACTTCCTGCTGCGTTCGGTGGCCGCGCCGGTGCCCGGCCTGACCGTGCATCAGGCGAAAGGACGGGAATGGGACGCCGTCGGTGTGCGCCTGACCGACACGGAGCAGGCAGCCCTGCAGATCGGCCTCGACCCGCTGAACAGCAACCACCGCATCATCTACGTGGCCCTGACCCGAGCCACCTCGACCGTGGTCGGAGTATGA
- a CDS encoding MBL fold metallo-hydrolase — translation MLFTQYYLDCLSQASYLIADETTGQAVLVDPRRDIGEYLADARTHGLTIAGVINTHFHADFLAGHLEVAAATGAWIGYGRRAETEYPIRHLTDGERISLGDVTLQILETPGHTPESISVLVFEHTADTVPYGVLTGDALFIGDVGRPDLLASAGVTADELGRMLHDSVQRKLMSLPDEVRVFPAHGAGSACGKNLSTDRQSTIGEQRRTNYACAPMDVEQFLALVTAGQPAAPGYFAFDAALNRQARDLLDHTAAPQALTVTDFTAARTAGAIVIDARDPHDYAAGHLHGALNIPADGRFAETAGTVAQPADQLLVVAEPDRAEEIVIRLARIGFDQVLGYLHEPETALPQMEADLTRASRITAADLRTALDHAQPPVILDVRTAGEREQGAIAGSAHIPLAELPHRLAEIPADRPVVVHCAGGYRSSVAASLLRATGHPDVSDLLGGYAAWQLTKAPATV, via the coding sequence ATGCTGTTCACGCAGTACTACCTCGACTGCCTGTCGCAGGCCTCGTACCTGATCGCCGACGAGACCACCGGCCAGGCCGTACTCGTCGACCCGCGCCGCGACATCGGCGAATACCTCGCCGACGCCCGCACCCACGGCCTGACCATCGCCGGGGTCATCAACACCCACTTCCACGCCGATTTTCTCGCCGGACACCTCGAAGTCGCCGCGGCCACCGGCGCCTGGATCGGCTACGGCCGGCGCGCCGAGACCGAATACCCGATCCGGCACCTCACCGACGGTGAACGCATCAGCCTCGGCGACGTCACCCTGCAGATCCTGGAAACCCCCGGGCACACCCCCGAATCGATCAGCGTGCTCGTCTTCGAACACACCGCCGATACCGTGCCATACGGCGTGCTTACCGGCGACGCGCTGTTCATCGGCGACGTCGGCCGTCCGGACCTGCTCGCCTCCGCCGGAGTGACCGCCGACGAACTCGGCCGCATGCTCCACGACAGCGTGCAGCGCAAACTCATGAGCCTGCCCGACGAGGTGCGGGTGTTCCCCGCCCACGGCGCCGGATCCGCCTGCGGCAAGAACCTGTCCACCGACCGGCAGTCCACCATCGGCGAACAGCGCCGCACCAACTACGCCTGCGCCCCGATGGACGTCGAGCAGTTCCTCGCCCTGGTCACCGCCGGACAGCCCGCCGCACCCGGCTACTTCGCCTTCGACGCCGCCCTCAACCGCCAAGCCCGCGACCTGCTCGACCACACCGCCGCACCGCAAGCGCTGACCGTCACCGACTTCACCGCCGCCCGCACCGCCGGCGCCATCGTCATCGACGCCCGCGACCCGCACGACTACGCCGCCGGACACCTGCACGGCGCCCTGAACATCCCCGCCGACGGCCGGTTCGCCGAAACCGCCGGCACCGTCGCCCAGCCCGCGGACCAGCTGCTCGTGGTCGCCGAACCCGACCGTGCCGAGGAGATCGTCATCCGCCTCGCCCGCATCGGCTTCGATCAGGTCCTCGGCTACCTCCACGAACCCGAGACCGCGCTGCCCCAGATGGAAGCCGACCTCACCCGCGCCAGCCGGATCACCGCCGCCGACCTGCGCACCGCCCTCGACCATGCACAGCCACCCGTGATCCTCGACGTACGCACCGCCGGCGAACGCGAACAGGGCGCCATCGCCGGCTCAGCGCACATCCCCTTGGCCGAGCTGCCCCACCGCCTCGCCGAGATCCCCGCCGACCGGCCGGTCGTGGTGCACTGCGCCGGCGGCTACCGCTCGTCGGTCGCCGCCAGCCTGCTCCGCGCCACCGGCCACCCCGACGTCTCCGACCTGCTCGGCGGCTACGCTGCCTGGCAACTGACCAAGGCACCCGCCACCGTCTGA
- a CDS encoding ferredoxin reductase family protein, with protein sequence MSTTTAIPVTNRPARRSGQARTAYLLVWIFLLANAVILQIMFADPSRPANNTLTAIGRFFGLYLGFTLVVQLLLIGRVPFLERRIGMDKLTNWHRWTGFAIFWLVVLHPTFVLLGYSELDRISFFAEIPNLAKQMPVLLGMIAAALIGLMALTSVRMARRRMSYEAWHATHLVVYVMIVLAVIHQIYEGSSIASSSVTQAYWWALWAFAIGSLLVNRLFVPMVRNARHQLRVVAVVPETDTAVSVYVGGRQLDRMRARPGQFFWWRFPGHASWWQVNPWSLSAAPDGRTLRLTAKAIGSTSAGLRDLPVGTKVYAEGPYGALTTAARTRDNTLLIAGGIGITPIRALLEDPDLTGDVVVLYRARTPADAVLAGELRNLVQARGARLHLLTGRTTDGNQPFSPESLRGLVPDIAERDVYLCGPGAMATTVQRSLRALRVPARQRHIEAFRLGV encoded by the coding sequence ATGTCAACCACGACCGCAATCCCGGTCACGAACAGGCCCGCCCGGCGCAGCGGCCAAGCGCGCACCGCGTACCTGCTGGTCTGGATCTTTCTCTTGGCGAACGCGGTGATCTTGCAGATCATGTTCGCCGATCCCAGTCGGCCGGCGAACAACACGCTGACGGCTATCGGCCGGTTCTTCGGTCTGTACCTAGGCTTCACCCTGGTGGTGCAACTACTGCTGATCGGCCGGGTGCCGTTTCTGGAACGCCGCATCGGCATGGACAAACTGACCAACTGGCATCGCTGGACCGGATTCGCGATCTTCTGGCTGGTCGTCCTGCACCCGACGTTCGTCTTACTCGGCTACTCGGAGCTCGACCGGATCTCGTTCTTCGCCGAGATCCCGAACCTGGCCAAGCAGATGCCGGTGCTGCTCGGCATGATCGCCGCGGCTCTGATCGGGCTCATGGCGCTCACCTCGGTGCGGATGGCCCGCCGCCGGATGTCGTACGAGGCGTGGCACGCCACCCACCTGGTGGTATACGTGATGATCGTGCTCGCGGTGATCCACCAGATCTACGAGGGCAGCTCGATCGCCTCCAGCTCTGTCACCCAGGCCTACTGGTGGGCGCTGTGGGCCTTCGCGATCGGGTCGCTACTGGTCAACCGGCTGTTCGTGCCGATGGTGCGCAATGCCCGGCACCAGCTTCGGGTCGTCGCGGTGGTCCCGGAGACCGACACCGCCGTGTCCGTCTACGTGGGCGGCCGGCAGCTGGACCGGATGCGTGCCCGGCCGGGCCAGTTCTTCTGGTGGCGATTCCCCGGGCACGCCTCCTGGTGGCAGGTCAATCCCTGGTCGCTGTCCGCGGCACCCGACGGCCGTACCCTGCGACTGACCGCGAAAGCGATCGGATCGACAAGCGCCGGGCTGCGAGACCTTCCGGTCGGCACCAAGGTGTACGCCGAGGGACCCTACGGCGCCCTGACGACCGCGGCCCGCACCCGGGACAACACGCTGCTGATCGCCGGTGGCATCGGCATCACCCCGATCCGGGCGTTGCTGGAGGACCCCGATCTGACCGGTGACGTCGTGGTGCTCTACCGGGCCCGCACGCCCGCCGACGCGGTACTGGCCGGTGAACTGCGCAACCTCGTCCAGGCTCGCGGCGCGCGCCTGCATCTGCTGACCGGGCGGACCACGGACGGCAACCAGCCGTTCAGCCCGGAGAGCCTGCGCGGCCTGGTACCCGACATCGCCGAACGTGACGTCTACCTGTGCGGCCCGGGCGCGATGGCCACCACGGTGCAGCGCAGCCTTCGCGCGCTGCGGGTGCCGGCCCGCCAGCGGCACATCGAGGCATTCCGCCTGGGCGTCTGA
- a CDS encoding IS3 family transposase, with protein MNVYPFIEAEKTGEHNVKRACELLKVSRSAYYQQKSGVKSVRERVDAQLTELITAVHAVSKGTYGAPRVHADLAEDGLRHGRKRVARLMRAAGLAGKSPRRWRTTTIADPNAGQRPDLVGRDFTTDPAAIDTRWCGDITYINTWQGWLYLATVIDLASRRIVGWAVADHLKTDLVDAALTDALVRRRPASGLVFHSDRGCQYTSAQHARLAAAHGVRLSVGRRGQCWDNAVAESFFSTIKTELLHRQPWPTHTAARQAIFEYIEGWYNTRRRHSSLGYLSPTAFEATGSHRLTISQAA; from the coding sequence GTGAACGTATACCCGTTCATCGAGGCGGAGAAGACCGGCGAGCACAACGTCAAGCGTGCGTGCGAGCTGCTCAAGGTCTCCAGGTCCGCCTACTACCAGCAGAAATCCGGCGTGAAGTCCGTGCGAGAGCGCGTCGACGCCCAGCTCACCGAGCTCATCACCGCCGTGCACGCGGTGTCGAAAGGCACCTACGGTGCGCCACGCGTGCATGCCGACCTCGCCGAGGACGGCCTGCGACACGGCCGTAAACGCGTCGCCCGGCTGATGAGAGCCGCCGGGCTGGCCGGCAAGAGCCCGCGCCGATGGCGGACCACCACCATCGCGGATCCGAACGCCGGTCAGCGTCCCGACCTGGTCGGCCGTGACTTCACCACCGATCCGGCCGCGATCGACACCCGCTGGTGCGGCGATATCACCTACATCAACACGTGGCAGGGCTGGCTGTATCTGGCCACCGTCATCGATCTGGCCTCGCGCCGGATCGTTGGCTGGGCCGTCGCCGATCACCTCAAGACCGACCTGGTCGACGCTGCCCTGACCGATGCCCTGGTGCGGCGCCGGCCCGCGTCCGGACTGGTCTTTCATTCCGATCGCGGCTGTCAGTACACCAGTGCCCAGCATGCCCGCCTCGCCGCAGCTCACGGTGTTCGCCTGTCGGTGGGCCGTCGCGGGCAGTGCTGGGACAACGCGGTCGCCGAGTCGTTCTTCTCCACCATCAAGACTGAGCTGCTGCACCGGCAGCCCTGGCCCACGCACACCGCCGCCCGCCAGGCCATATTCGAGTACATCGAAGGCTGGTACAACACCCGCCGCCGGCATTCCAGCCTCGGCTACCTCAGCCCGACCGCTTTCGAAGCCACCGGTTCACACCGGCTAACAATCAGTCAGGCAGCCTGA